The following are from one region of the Coffea eugenioides isolate CCC68of chromosome 2, Ceug_1.0, whole genome shotgun sequence genome:
- the LOC113757754 gene encoding F-box/kelch-repeat protein At3g23880-like codes for MESNAPPCTAGSVNLPTEIIIEILCRLPAKSLIRFRCVSKSWCSLIIDSNFIKKHLSQARNPSNLNLKRAMVYSSSSIHTVWSFPLLSFPSHSIKDALKLYPLGKRAGRIAFVEVCNGLFCIWMEGELFLWNPSLRLHKRLQSPVIDTPHEIGANSFVGVAVCAFGYDPHTDDYKLVRIIKFSGRGPVRTETKIYSLKSDSWRKIQECPYPFYAKSDGKFANGSIYWLIDSGEDTSQASKIISFELSTETYGELPLPDDHPSRPEIHEFGLAVLGGMLSLYCNYITSHFVLWGMKDANGPQKCWEKMVGIQYQDVPLQPHSSRACYYIVPRYLFENGEVLLEAKEDDLKGVLGLYTEKSLGVETKISSGISYVREVHVYEETLVSPCLRNGA; via the coding sequence ATGGAAAGCAATGCTCCACCATGCACGGCGGGATCAGTGAATCTTCCAACAGAAATCATCATTGAAATACTCTGCAGACTTCCTGCGAAGTCACTGATACGCTTCAGGTGCGTTTCTAAATCATGGTGTTCACTAATTATTGACTCCAACTTCATCAAGAAACACCTCAGCCAAGCCAGAAATCCCTCCAACCTGAACCTGAAAAGGGCTATGGTGTACAGTAGCTCGAGTATTCATACAGTTTGgtcttttcctcttttgtctTTCCCCAGTCATTCCATCAAGGATGCGCTCAAGCTTTATCCCTTAGGGAAAAGGGCTGGCAGAATAGCATTTGTGGAAGTTTGTAATGGCTTATTTTGCATTTGGATGGAGGGAGAATTGTTCTTGTGGAATCCATCCCTAAGACTGCACAAAAGACTTCAATCACCAGTCATTGATACTCCACACGAAATTGGTGCCAATTCTTTTGTTGGAGTTGCTGTTTGTGCATTTGGTTATGATCCGCACACTGATGATTATAAACTGGTAAGAATTATAAAGTTTTCAGGGCGCGGACCTGTAAGAACAGAAACAAAAATTTATTCACTGAAATCAGATTCTTGGAGAAAAATTCAGGAATGCCCTTATCCTTTTTATGCCAAATCTGATGGGAAGTTCGCGAATGGATCAATTTATTGGTTGATTGACAGTGGTGAAGATACAAGTCAAGCTTCTAAAATCATCTCTTTTGAACTGTCAACAGAAACTTATGGTGAGCTACCACTTCCTGATGACCATCCAAGTAGGCCTGAGATTCACgagtttggattagctgttttggGAGGAATGCTTTCCTTGTATTGCAATTATATTACAAGCCATTTTGTTTTGTGgggaatgaaggatgcaaatggTCCTCAGAAATGTTGGGAAAAAATGGTTGGGATTCAGTATCAAGATGTCCCTCTACAGCCACATTCCTCAAGGGCTTGTTATTACATCGTCCCAAGGTACTTGTTTGAGAACGGGGAAGTTTTGCTGGAGGCAAAAGAGGATGATTTGAAAGGAGTTTTAGGACTATATACAGAGAAATCTTTGGGAGTTGAGACCAAAATTAGCAGTGGGATTTCTTATGTCCGCGAAGTCCATGTCTATGAGGAGACTTTAGTTTCACCCTGTCTAAGAAATGGAGCTTAG